The window CCGTGGCCAGGCTGCGCGCCGTCGGGGCGGTCACCACCGCCACCGAGGTCGTCGCGGTCCACCTGGACCACGACGCGCCGCCGGGCGCCGAACTGGACCGGCGGCTCGCGGCCGCCGGGGCCCGGGCCGTGCCGGACGGGACGACCCTGCCGGTCGGCGCGTACCACGCGGTACCCGAGGTGCCCCGGCGCACGCTGGTGACCGGCGGGGCGCGGTCGGGGAAGTCGGTGGAGGCCGAGCAGCGCCTCGAGACGTATCCCGAGGTGGTGTACGTCGCGACCGGCGGCCGGCGGCAGGGCGACACGGAGTGGGAGGCCCGGATCGGCCTGCACCGGGAACGCAGGCCGGCGGCGTGGCGCACCGAGGAGACGTGCGAGCTGGCGGGGCTGCTGGAACAGGACGGGCCGCCCCTGCTGATCGACTGCCTGTCGCTGTGGCTGACGGACGCCATGGACCGGGTGGACGCGTGGGACGACACCGGGTGGACGGACGGCGGGCAGGCGAAGCTGCGCGAGCGGGTCGCGGAACTGGTCCGCGCGGTGCGCGGGACGCGTCGCACGGTCGTCGCGGTGACCAACGAGGCCGGGTCGGGCGTGGTCCCGGCGACGGCCTCCGGCCGCCGTTTCCGTGACGAACTGGGCCGTCTGAACGCGGCGTTCGCCGCCGAGTGCGAGGAGGTGCTGCTGGTGGTGGCCGGGCGGGCCCTGGTGCTGCGCGGCTGATCGCCGTGGGTGCGGGGACGGGGATGTGCGCGGGGCTGCCGGGTACTGTTCCCGGCAGGAGCCCTCAGCGGGGTTCCGGCCCACCCTGTGACGACCCGCGAGGCAGACCCCCGTGAATCTGGACGACTTCTCCGACCTGATCGAACGCCCCGACGGGGGTGTGCGGCGTGACGCCGAGGAACGCCGGGAGCGGCTGGCCGTGCCCGTGGGCGCGCTCGGCAGGCTCGACGAACTGGGTGAATGGCTGTCGGCCGCCCAGCAGTCGGTACCGGTCAAGCCGGTGGACCACCCGCGCGTCGTGCTGTTCGCCGGTGACCACGGGGTCGCCGGGCTGGGGGTCTCCGGCCGGGCCGCCGGGACCGCGCACCGGCTGGTACGGGCGACGCTGGACGGCGCCACCCCCGTCGCCGTGCTGGCCCGCCGCTTCTCCGTGCCCGTACGGATCGTGGACGCCGGCCTGGACTGCGACCCCGGGCTGCTGCCGGACGCCGTGGTGCGCGACCGCGTGCGACGGGGCAGCGGCCGGATCGACGTCGAGGACGCGCTCACGGCCGAGGAGGCCGAGCGGGCCGTACGCCTCGGGATGCGCGTCGCGGACGAGGAGGCCGACTCCGGCACGGACCTGGTGGTGCTGGGTGACCTCAGTGTCGGCGGCACGACGGCGGCCTCGACGCTGATCGCCGCCCTGTGCGGCACGGACGCCTCGGTGGTGACGGGGCGCGGCGGCGCCGGCATCGACGACCTGGCGTGGATGCGCAAGTGCGCGGCGATCCGGGACGCGCTGCGGCGGGCCCGCCCGGTGCTCGGGGACCAGTTGGAGCTGCTGGCGGCGGTGGGCGGCGCGGATCTGGCGGCGATGACCGGCTTCCTGCTGCAGAGCGCGGTGCGCCGGATGCCCGTGATACTGGACGGCGTGGTCGCGGCCGCGTGCGCGCTGGTGGCCCAGCGCGCGGCCTTCCGGGCCCCCGACTGGTGGCTCGCCGGCCAGGTGAGCGGTGAGCCCGCGCAGGCGAAGGCGCTGGACCGGATGGCCCTGACCCCGCTGTTGGACCACGGGGTGACGGTCGGTGAGGGAAGCGGCGCGCTGCTGGCGCTCCCCCTCGTGCAGGCCGCCGCGGCGCTCGCGGCGGAACTCCCCGAGCGGGAGCAGGAGTCGGCCGGGGACGGGGCGAAGCCCTCGGAGGACGCCGGGCAGGAAACGGGGTCCGCCGGGGACAGCGAGGCGCCCGGGGACCCGCGGCCGGCCGGGACGACCGCCTGAGCGTCTCAGGGACCGGGGCCGGGCCGGGGCCCCGGGAGCGGGGTCCTGTCCGGGGCCCCGCCGATCAGGTCCTGGAAGCGGCGCCGGGGACCGGCCCAGCGGACGTCGTGGTGATACGCCCTCAGGACCGCTCTGGCACGGGCCCGGTGGCGGCGGCGGTAGAAGCGCTTCGCCCAGAACGAGGCGGGCCTCGCCAGCCGGATCGCCCCGATGAGCGCGATGAACGGGATGAGCGTCCCGATCACCGCCATCCGGGCCTTGCCCTTGAACAGGGCGGTCAGCACGAAGCCGAAGTTGCAGATGTAGGTCAGGACGACGCCGGTCCTGCTCTGCTGCTCCTCACCCGTCAGCTCGTCCACGCCGAGCGGTGAGAACCCGAGCAGCACGAGCAGGACGAGCGAGGCGGTGAGGACGACGACCTCCACGCTCTGCCGGCCCTCCTCGGTCCAGTACACGTCGTCCAGGTGCAGGATCAGGGCGAACTCGTCGAGCACGAGGCCCGCGCCGATGCCGAAGACGACCGCGAAGGCCCCGGCGGCCACGCCCTGCTGGCCGCTCGCGACCGCGCCGAACCCTCCGACCACCGAGAGCACGACGCCGGGCACCACGTGGTGGACGTGAACCCCGCCGGGCGTGATGTTGCGGAACGGCCCCTTCCCCGCCCTGATCATGCGGGTGATCATCCGGGTGACGGCGAAGGTCAGGACGAAGGCGCTGAGGGCGATCAGCAGCGGGAGCTTGCCCGGTTCGACGATGTTCTGCTGGAACCAGTGACCCATGCCACCTCCACCCGGAGACCCACCTATGCGGCTTTCGAGCCACTTTGCCCCATCTGGCGCCCGGTCACACCGGCTAGCGTGCGCGCGGTGACCTCCCTGAACAGCCACGGCCTGCGTTTCGCCTTCGGCACCCTGACCGCGCTCCCCGTCCGCGTCACCCGCTGGGACCGCCGGACCGCCCGCGCCGGCATGCTGTGCGCTCCGCTCGCCGGGCTCGCCGTGGGCCTGCTCGCCGCCGTCCCCGGGAGTCTGCTGCTGCTCGGCGGGGCGGGGCCGCTGGCGGCGGCGGTCGCCTCGGCCGCGCTCCCGGCCGCGGTGACCAGGGGGCTGCACCTGGACGGTCTCGCGGACACCGCCGACGGGCTCGGCAGCGCGAAGCCCGCCGAGGCGGCGCTGCGCATCATGAAGCAGTCGGACATCGGCCCGTTCGGCGTCGTCACCTTGCTGTTCGTGCTGCTGGGCCAGGTCGCCGCCCTCTTCGAGCTCTACGGCCGGGGGTGGGCCGACGGCGCGCTGGGCACGGTGGCCGCCGCCGTCACGGCCAGGCTCGCGCTGACGCTCGCCTCGCGCCGCGGTGTCCCGGCGGCGCGGCCGGAGGGCCTGGGCGCGGCGGTCGCGGAGACGGTGCCGCCGCTGCGCGCGATGGCCGTGGCCTGCGCCGTGGTCGCCTGCTGCGCCGGGGCCGGCGTCCTGCTGGGCGGACCCGGCGCGGCACTCCACCAGGCGCTCGCCGCCCTGGCGGGCGCCGGAGCGGCGCACCTGATGCTGCGTCACTGCGTGCGGCGCCTCGGCGGGGTGACCGGAGACGTGTTCGGCGCGCTGGAGGAGACCGCCGCCACCACGGCCCTCCTGGTGCTCGCACTGGGCTGACCGCCCCGCCCGCAGGCCGCCCGCAGGGCCCTGCGGGCGGCCGCCGCGGGCGCCGAGCCCGGCGGACGGGCCCGCCCCCGTGAGGCCGGGACTCGGGCGCGCGTAGGCTCATATCCGGCACATCGCGGCGGTGTCCACGATGCGCCGGGCCCGGTCGGCCCACCCCTCGACCGGCACACAACTCAACGAAAGCGAGATTTCA is drawn from Streptomyces sp. NBC_00178 and contains these coding sequences:
- a CDS encoding bifunctional adenosylcobinamide kinase/adenosylcobinamide-phosphate guanylyltransferase, which encodes MELTLLGTGAPDGLPRPDCPCAVCASSRGARARAATALLVDDALLLDLTPGAVFAAARAGRSLSGVRQVLLTHPHDGPAVELPASLPAAGRVPDGQELTLISGHRVRAMAMDAPGTGYEVTSPEGERLLYLPPGASPAGLADPFAEPYDMVVCDVTGRPDAVARLRAVGAVTTATEVVAVHLDHDAPPGAELDRRLAAAGARAVPDGTTLPVGAYHAVPEVPRRTLVTGGARSGKSVEAEQRLETYPEVVYVATGGRRQGDTEWEARIGLHRERRPAAWRTEETCELAGLLEQDGPPLLIDCLSLWLTDAMDRVDAWDDTGWTDGGQAKLRERVAELVRAVRGTRRTVVAVTNEAGSGVVPATASGRRFRDELGRLNAAFAAECEEVLLVVAGRALVLRG
- the cobT gene encoding nicotinate-nucleotide--dimethylbenzimidazole phosphoribosyltransferase, encoding MNLDDFSDLIERPDGGVRRDAEERRERLAVPVGALGRLDELGEWLSAAQQSVPVKPVDHPRVVLFAGDHGVAGLGVSGRAAGTAHRLVRATLDGATPVAVLARRFSVPVRIVDAGLDCDPGLLPDAVVRDRVRRGSGRIDVEDALTAEEAERAVRLGMRVADEEADSGTDLVVLGDLSVGGTTAASTLIAALCGTDASVVTGRGGAGIDDLAWMRKCAAIRDALRRARPVLGDQLELLAAVGGADLAAMTGFLLQSAVRRMPVILDGVVAAACALVAQRAAFRAPDWWLAGQVSGEPAQAKALDRMALTPLLDHGVTVGEGSGALLALPLVQAAAALAAELPEREQESAGDGAKPSEDAGQETGSAGDSEAPGDPRPAGTTA
- a CDS encoding adenosylcobinamide-GDP ribazoletransferase, with translation MTSLNSHGLRFAFGTLTALPVRVTRWDRRTARAGMLCAPLAGLAVGLLAAVPGSLLLLGGAGPLAAAVASAALPAAVTRGLHLDGLADTADGLGSAKPAEAALRIMKQSDIGPFGVVTLLFVLLGQVAALFELYGRGWADGALGTVAAAVTARLALTLASRRGVPAARPEGLGAAVAETVPPLRAMAVACAVVACCAGAGVLLGGPGAALHQALAALAGAGAAHLMLRHCVRRLGGVTGDVFGALEETAATTALLVLALG